One Candidatus Neomarinimicrobiota bacterium DNA segment encodes these proteins:
- a CDS encoding CDGSH iron-sulfur domain-containing protein — MEKPDNAKKLELKAGKGYKFCTCGHSDSLPYCDNNHRELNELKGTAYKSVKLFPESDITISVYSKNWDEPAPA; from the coding sequence ATGGAAAAACCTGATAACGCTAAAAAATTAGAATTGAAAGCCGGCAAAGGCTATAAATTTTGTACATGCGGACACAGTGATTCACTACCATATTGCGATAATAATCATCGGGAATTAAATGAATTGAAAGGCACGGCGTATAAATCGGTCAAGCTGTTTCCCGAGTCAGACATTACAATTTCAGTCTATTCAAAAAATTGGGATGAACCGGCCCCTGCTTAG
- a CDS encoding DUF1343 domain-containing protein, whose amino-acid sequence MEATQKEETETTGSGGKSGISMVKTGLDVLIESDFELLRGKRVGVITNHTGVSGDGRHIVDLLSDFEGAELLAVFGPEHGVRGVAPDGKSVKSNIDEISGVPIYSLYGKSKRPTEGMIDKLDVLLFDIQDVGARFYSYIYTMALAMEAAAINGKQFIVLDRPNPITGSKVEGPILQSGFESFVGMFPMPVRHGMTVGELALLFKGEGWIEEAESLDLKIVPMKGWNRNRWFDQTDVKWISPSPSMKTLNTATVYPGTCFIEGTNLSEGRGTEFPFELIGAPWIDSEELAREMNSLGLKGVSFEAVEFTPIAMLPSVPNPKFKDEVCGGIRVRVITRELFEPVKTGESLILALKTLYPTEFEWSGTINRLYGSAALKNGADEGRELADIRSGQEHGLNEFLELRSNYLLYE is encoded by the coding sequence ATGGAAGCGACTCAGAAAGAAGAAACCGAAACAACCGGATCAGGAGGAAAGTCCGGCATATCGATGGTGAAGACAGGGTTAGATGTCCTCATCGAAAGCGATTTTGAATTGCTGCGTGGCAAGCGGGTCGGAGTTATCACCAACCATACGGGCGTTTCAGGCGATGGCAGGCATATAGTAGATTTACTTTCTGATTTTGAAGGGGCTGAGCTTTTGGCTGTGTTCGGACCTGAACATGGTGTCAGGGGTGTGGCGCCAGATGGAAAATCTGTGAAATCTAATATAGATGAGATCTCCGGTGTGCCGATATATAGCTTATACGGAAAATCCAAACGTCCAACCGAAGGGATGATTGATAAACTTGACGTTCTCCTGTTTGACATTCAGGATGTGGGCGCGCGGTTTTATTCTTACATTTACACGATGGCTTTAGCAATGGAGGCTGCTGCTATAAACGGTAAGCAATTTATAGTTCTCGACCGACCAAATCCTATTACAGGATCAAAGGTTGAAGGACCGATTTTGCAATCCGGCTTTGAAAGCTTTGTAGGGATGTTTCCGATGCCTGTTCGACATGGAATGACAGTAGGCGAACTGGCGCTGCTATTTAAAGGAGAAGGGTGGATCGAGGAAGCAGAATCTCTTGATCTGAAGATAGTGCCGATGAAAGGGTGGAACAGAAACCGTTGGTTCGACCAAACTGATGTTAAGTGGATTAGTCCGTCTCCATCAATGAAAACTCTAAATACCGCAACAGTTTATCCGGGTACGTGTTTTATCGAAGGGACCAACTTATCGGAAGGGCGTGGAACTGAATTCCCTTTCGAACTCATCGGCGCACCGTGGATTGATTCAGAGGAATTGGCGAGAGAAATGAACAGTCTTGGCTTGAAGGGAGTGTCATTTGAAGCGGTAGAATTTACGCCAATCGCGATGTTACCATCTGTCCCGAATCCTAAATTTAAGGATGAGGTCTGCGGCGGCATCAGAGTTAGAGTTATCACAAGGGAGTTGTTCGAGCCGGTGAAAACAGGTGAGAGCCTAATTTTAGCGCTCAAAACTCTCTATCCGACTGAGTTTGAATGGAGCGGCACCATTAACAGGCTATACGGATCAGCTGCATTAAAAAATGGCGCTGATGAAGGAAGAGAGCTCGCTGATATTCGGTCGGGGCAAGAACACGGATTAAATGAATTTTTGGAGTTAAGATCAAACTATTTACTTTATGAGTAG
- a CDS encoding CDGSH iron-sulfur domain-containing protein has protein sequence MTKDDNQLLIPISNGPIHAKNVTLLKSSDNRILATKKSMILCRCGQSSTKPYCDGTHKKVNFSDEKLEDRQPRKVDVYKGKNITINDNRGICAHIGHCTDGLPSVFRMKTEPWIDPDAEDNETNIKAIRKCPSGALSYSIDDKVHDSVERDPAIVVSKDGPYFVQGGIGFEDPNGDVTESSEHYALCRCGGSKNKPFCDGTHWYIKFRDDSEWAKKQLDKATETSDSTSNFKEVGAVEDFKEGEGKLVEIDGEKIAVFRNNDKISAISNTCAHQGGPLSEGELENGYVACPWHGHKFNILTGKGSQGSSESVAAYEAKVEDGKVFVSGSQADKVDDTDVKQPPVSDEYLANWMRDSDEFETRFGRLQELAKTGKSEITPMRTQKTFPDFEQILFKGAQLFRPPLNEDEPVDMKTIIGKTAKYPLEINIPFYVSHMSFGALSREAKIALAKGTKLVGTLMCSGEGGMLPEERQEAEKYIYELGTAMFSHIDDVIVQADAVEIKIGQAAKPGLGGHLPKEKITEEIAKIRGISMNEDSISPGRHADIDTPEDLKREVDHLRELTGGKPIGIKFSSGHVEEDMEIALSANPDFITIDCRGGGTGAGPTFVKDNLAVPAIFAIRRARKQLDSVNSEVTLCVTGGFRDSADIAKAIALGADAVALATASMIAIGCQQYRICHTGNCPVGIATQKPELRERFIIEESVKRFVNLFSATAKEIETFVRINGRKNVHELDLSDIFTISREISEFTDIEHA, from the coding sequence ATGACTAAAGACGATAATCAGCTTTTAATACCAATCTCCAACGGACCAATTCACGCCAAAAATGTTACTTTGTTAAAATCTTCTGATAACCGGATATTAGCTACAAAAAAATCTATGATACTCTGTCGCTGTGGTCAGTCGTCAACTAAACCATATTGCGACGGGACTCACAAAAAAGTAAATTTCAGTGATGAAAAACTTGAAGATCGACAGCCGAGAAAAGTTGACGTTTATAAAGGGAAAAATATCACGATTAACGACAATCGAGGTATTTGCGCTCACATCGGTCATTGCACGGACGGACTGCCCAGCGTGTTCCGTATGAAGACTGAGCCGTGGATAGACCCTGATGCAGAAGATAATGAAACTAATATTAAGGCAATCCGGAAATGTCCTTCGGGAGCTCTTAGCTATTCCATAGATGATAAAGTCCACGACTCCGTCGAAAGAGATCCCGCAATCGTAGTATCAAAAGACGGGCCTTATTTCGTGCAAGGCGGAATTGGTTTTGAAGATCCGAACGGGGATGTGACCGAATCTTCAGAACATTACGCTCTTTGCCGATGCGGCGGATCAAAGAACAAACCGTTTTGTGATGGAACACACTGGTACATCAAGTTCCGAGACGATTCAGAATGGGCAAAAAAACAGCTCGATAAAGCCACCGAAACATCGGATTCTACTTCAAATTTCAAAGAAGTCGGCGCTGTTGAAGATTTCAAAGAGGGTGAAGGGAAACTTGTTGAGATTGATGGTGAAAAAATAGCCGTTTTCAGAAATAACGACAAAATCAGCGCTATCTCAAACACGTGCGCCCACCAAGGCGGTCCGTTAAGTGAAGGAGAATTGGAAAACGGATATGTTGCCTGTCCTTGGCACGGACACAAATTCAACATATTGACCGGCAAAGGATCACAGGGCAGTTCCGAAAGCGTTGCTGCTTATGAGGCAAAAGTTGAAGATGGAAAAGTTTTTGTCTCCGGCTCACAAGCTGACAAAGTAGATGATACCGATGTAAAACAGCCTCCCGTATCAGACGAATATCTCGCCAACTGGATGCGTGACTCCGATGAATTTGAAACCCGATTCGGGCGATTGCAAGAACTTGCCAAAACGGGTAAGAGCGAAATCACGCCGATGCGGACGCAAAAAACGTTTCCCGATTTCGAACAAATTTTGTTTAAAGGCGCACAGCTTTTCCGTCCTCCTCTCAACGAAGACGAACCGGTAGATATGAAAACTATCATAGGCAAAACTGCAAAATATCCTTTAGAAATAAATATCCCGTTTTACGTATCGCATATGTCTTTTGGAGCGCTCTCGAGAGAAGCGAAGATCGCTCTTGCAAAAGGGACAAAATTAGTCGGAACTCTTATGTGCTCAGGTGAAGGCGGAATGCTCCCGGAAGAGCGTCAGGAAGCGGAAAAATACATCTATGAACTTGGAACTGCAATGTTCAGTCATATAGACGATGTGATTGTGCAGGCAGATGCTGTTGAAATAAAGATCGGCCAAGCGGCAAAACCCGGATTAGGCGGACACCTGCCGAAAGAAAAGATTACGGAAGAAATAGCAAAGATCAGGGGTATCTCAATGAATGAGGATTCAATATCCCCCGGAAGACATGCGGATATTGATACACCGGAAGACCTTAAGCGGGAAGTGGACCATCTCAGAGAACTCACCGGAGGTAAACCAATAGGTATTAAATTCTCCAGCGGACACGTTGAAGAAGATATGGAAATCGCGCTGTCAGCAAACCCTGATTTTATCACAATCGATTGCCGCGGTGGCGGTACAGGCGCCGGCCCTACTTTCGTAAAAGATAATCTTGCTGTGCCGGCGATTTTTGCGATTAGGAGAGCGCGTAAACAGCTTGATTCCGTAAACAGTGAAGTCACTCTTTGCGTAACCGGCGGATTTAGAGACAGCGCCGACATCGCAAAAGCGATTGCTCTCGGGGCGGACGCGGTGGCTCTTGCAACCGCATCAATGATCGCTATCGGATGTCAACAGTACAGAATCTGCCACACGGGAAATTGCCCTGTGGGGATCGCTACTCAAAAGCCTGAATTGAGAGAACGTTTCATAATTGAGGAATCAGTAAAGCGGTTTGTGAATTTATTTTCAGCGACTGCAAAAGAAATAGAAACATTCGTTCGAATTAACGGTCGAAAAAATGTTCACGAACTGGATCTTTCGGACATTTTCACCATTAGCAGAGAAATATCAGAATTCACAGATATTGAACACGCTTAA
- a CDS encoding DUF885 family protein → LAEEFFRWRAVTQPATGDDITRVERPDKWVPDFSPEALAEQREVYGFFSGKLQELSRDAWSLADSVDYLLLRSAIERVNWELNVLKLPNRNPDFYVQQTLGAVFELLLISSPMTDERANNIIVRFNSFSKTIQNAKENLTDPIVQFADIALANLEDARRKIEQTVAALNVLIPQDLQEEMTKSGENASAALEGYIDWLNANRSNMSGDFSVGREGYEYFLKYVAVVPYTPEELLEQGRLEWNRSVALEEFEVKRNAHLPPAELFASSEEQIIQSRRDERAIRRFLEEKDIMTVPKWLRHYKNLKVPDHIRPLAYMGVVDDLTSESRLDEESVKYIKEPSPNLPFFSLASAQDPRPIIIHEGVPGHYFQMALSWRNPDPIRRHYFDSGSNEGIGFYVEELMLQLGLFKDRPRTREIIYKFMRLRALRVEVDIQLALGNFSIEKAGTYLEKTVPLDYPTAVQEAGFFAYNPGQAITYQIGKLQIIKAISDAKIMQGEEFSLRHFHDYLMENGNVPIALLRWEYLGLRDEIEQFFD, encoded by the coding sequence TGGATTCTTCAGCGGCAAACTTCAGGAACTATCAAGGGATGCCTGGAGCTTAGCAGATAGTGTGGATTATCTCCTCCTGCGTTCCGCCATCGAACGGGTGAACTGGGAACTCAATGTCCTGAAACTTCCCAATCGTAATCCGGATTTTTATGTGCAACAGACTTTGGGGGCTGTCTTTGAATTGCTCTTAATCAGTTCGCCGATGACGGATGAGCGGGCAAATAACATAATAGTTAGGTTTAATTCATTTTCCAAAACGATTCAGAATGCCAAGGAGAATTTAACAGATCCGATTGTTCAGTTTGCCGATATAGCATTGGCGAATCTTGAGGATGCTCGCAGAAAAATCGAGCAAACCGTTGCAGCATTGAATGTTCTTATTCCTCAGGATTTACAGGAAGAAATGACGAAATCGGGAGAAAACGCCTCCGCTGCTTTAGAGGGATACATTGATTGGCTTAACGCAAACCGTTCAAATATGTCGGGTGATTTCAGTGTTGGAAGGGAGGGGTACGAATATTTTCTTAAATACGTAGCAGTTGTGCCGTACACCCCTGAGGAATTATTAGAGCAAGGGCGGTTGGAATGGAATCGTTCAGTTGCATTAGAAGAATTTGAAGTGAAACGGAATGCTCATTTACCTCCGGCAGAATTATTTGCTTCAAGCGAAGAGCAAATCATTCAATCACGTCGGGATGAACGAGCGATCAGAAGATTTCTTGAGGAAAAAGATATAATGACCGTGCCGAAATGGCTCCGGCATTATAAAAATCTAAAAGTTCCTGACCATATAAGACCGTTGGCTTATATGGGTGTGGTGGATGACCTCACATCCGAATCACGTTTGGATGAAGAATCTGTCAAGTATATAAAAGAGCCTTCACCCAATCTGCCTTTTTTCAGTTTGGCATCCGCTCAAGACCCCAGACCGATTATAATTCACGAAGGCGTTCCGGGACACTATTTTCAGATGGCGCTTTCCTGGCGCAATCCAGATCCGATTCGTCGGCATTATTTTGATTCCGGTTCAAATGAAGGGATAGGATTTTATGTTGAAGAATTGATGTTACAACTCGGATTATTCAAAGATCGTCCACGCACACGTGAGATTATTTACAAGTTTATGAGACTTCGGGCATTACGAGTTGAAGTGGATATTCAGCTGGCATTGGGCAATTTTTCAATTGAAAAAGCGGGAACTTATCTCGAAAAAACCGTTCCATTGGATTACCCCACAGCAGTACAAGAAGCGGGGTTTTTTGCGTATAATCCCGGACAGGCTATTACGTATCAGATAGGGAAATTGCAGATAATAAAGGCTATCAGCGACGCTAAAATAATGCAGGGTGAGGAGTTTAGTCTTCGTCATTTCCATGATTATCTGATGGAAAACGGAAACGTTCCTATTGCGCTGCTACGCTGGGAGTATTTAGGGTTACGAGACGAAATAGAGCAATTCTTCGACTGA
- the lysA gene encoding diaminopimelate decarboxylase produces MSIEYKNNILSCGGLDVTEICNKFETPLYLYDAEIVKNRAATFNNAFKNSGDKIHFAVKANSNLSILNIIHKEGLGADIVSIGEYEAAIRAGFTSDDITFAGVGKREDELSEALKRGIKLIIAESVKEVELINRLSAKNNSKAAIGLRVNPNIDSHTHKNLSAGLHNDKFGMDENDILSLFDRRKDFTNIDMIALHIHIGSQVKDAQPFLLEAKYVSNLLSKINKTEQIIKILNLGGGLGVNYENMLPGRSDYNYLMPNELADTIVPALKSTECSIHLEPGRWIVAPSAILLTQVQYVKTIGNNKFVITDAGMTDFLRPGLYDAFHPIVPVIQSDAPKEKVNIVGPICESTDSFVENYPLQEVSKGDLLAIMGVGAYGYSLSSNYNMHPRPAEVMVENSKTKLIRRREVLDNLFEGMIDLE; encoded by the coding sequence ATGTCAATAGAATATAAAAATAACATCCTATCCTGCGGCGGATTGGACGTAACAGAAATCTGCAACAAATTTGAAACACCTCTGTATCTATATGATGCTGAAATTGTTAAGAATAGAGCTGCTACGTTTAATAATGCGTTTAAAAATTCGGGAGACAAAATTCATTTTGCTGTAAAAGCCAATTCAAATTTATCAATTTTAAATATTATTCATAAGGAAGGCTTAGGCGCTGATATAGTTTCAATTGGAGAATATGAAGCCGCTATCAGAGCAGGGTTTACTTCTGACGATATAACATTTGCGGGTGTCGGCAAACGCGAAGACGAGCTCAGCGAAGCGCTGAAGCGTGGAATAAAACTCATAATCGCTGAATCTGTTAAAGAAGTCGAACTTATTAATCGGTTATCAGCTAAGAATAACAGTAAAGCGGCTATCGGGCTTAGAGTTAACCCTAATATTGACTCTCATACTCATAAAAACCTCTCTGCCGGTTTACATAATGATAAATTCGGAATGGATGAAAATGATATATTGAGTCTGTTTGACCGAAGAAAAGATTTCACTAATATTGATATGATAGCTCTGCATATTCATATCGGCTCACAGGTAAAAGACGCTCAACCGTTCCTTCTTGAAGCAAAATATGTGTCTAATTTATTATCTAAAATAAATAAAACTGAACAGATTATTAAGATTCTGAATCTTGGCGGCGGGCTTGGCGTAAATTATGAAAATATGTTGCCGGGTCGGTCCGATTATAATTATCTAATGCCGAATGAATTGGCAGATACGATAGTTCCGGCATTAAAAAGCACAGAATGTTCCATTCATCTCGAACCCGGAAGATGGATAGTAGCGCCTTCCGCCATTCTTTTAACGCAAGTTCAATATGTCAAAACAATCGGCAATAATAAATTTGTGATAACTGATGCCGGGATGACGGATTTTTTGCGTCCCGGACTTTATGATGCCTTCCACCCCATTGTTCCGGTGATTCAATCTGACGCTCCAAAGGAAAAGGTAAACATAGTTGGACCTATATGTGAGTCAACGGATTCTTTTGTTGAAAATTATCCCCTTCAGGAAGTATCAAAGGGTGATTTGCTGGCGATTATGGGCGTAGGTGCGTATGGCTATTCACTTTCCTCCAACTATAATATGCACCCTCGACCGGCGGAAGTGATGGTTGAAAACAGCAAGACGAAACTTATTCGCCGCCGTGAAGTTCTGGATAATTTATTTGAAGGAATGATTGACTTAGAATAA